From a region of the Thermus caldilimi genome:
- a CDS encoding thiamine diphosphokinase, with amino-acid sequence MRRFALFLGGPLLVTEVLRERLRGFHLLAADSGGRHALALGLPLELWLGDFDSSPLWLQQILPAPKEVLPRDKDLTDGEALVRKALELGAEEVLLLGGIGGRLDHTLAHLELAFLLAEKGVRAELTDGLTRAFPLLAGLHTFPLEKGSSFSLLPFPEATLAVEGARWNLPPTFLKATTLTLENQALGPIRVRVERGRAALYLF; translated from the coding sequence ATGAGGCGCTTCGCCCTTTTCCTAGGCGGTCCCCTCCTGGTAACGGAGGTTTTGCGGGAACGCCTAAGGGGCTTCCATCTCCTGGCGGCGGACTCCGGTGGACGGCACGCCTTGGCCCTGGGGCTACCCTTGGAGCTATGGCTTGGGGACTTCGACTCAAGCCCCCTTTGGCTCCAGCAAATCCTTCCTGCCCCCAAGGAGGTGCTTCCCCGGGACAAGGACCTGACGGACGGCGAAGCCCTGGTGCGAAAAGCCCTGGAGCTGGGGGCTGAGGAAGTCCTCCTCCTAGGGGGCATTGGGGGCCGCCTGGACCACACCCTAGCTCACCTGGAGCTGGCCTTTCTGCTGGCGGAAAAGGGGGTGAGGGCTGAACTCACCGATGGGCTTACCCGGGCTTTCCCTCTCCTTGCTGGACTCCACACCTTTCCCTTGGAAAAGGGGAGTTCCTTCAGCCTCCTGCCCTTCCCCGAGGCCACCTTGGCCGTAGAAGGAGCCCGCTGGAACCTCCCCCCCACCTTCCTTAAGGCCACCACCCTCACCCTGGAGAACCAGGCCCTGGGGCCCATCCGGGTGCGGGTGGAAAGGGGACGGGCAGCGCTTTACCTGTTCTAG
- a CDS encoding DUF815 domain-containing protein, translating into MKIPKTPLDLLDLDLPRGEPWGYAFAQSLLKAPWAWRALRPTPGLLQLIRQDLEALSLELEGRRKEYPLADLGERPPHPAEEGALAALLARDPEALARALQAHGPYPFALYRAFRFAGEVRPLESYRLPREDELLGYEEQLKALRANALRFLSGKPALHTLLYGARGTGKSTAAKSLLHLKEARMVEVEPKALAHLENLLERLALLPHRFFLFLDDLSLDPKEEAFHHLKALLEGSLAGPPENVLLLATSNRRHLVRQSGENPLPGADPTAWDELQDTLALSERFGLVLTFPPFDKTLYLKAVAHHLGRPLTPEEEREALRFALQKGFSGRVARQFAGSLL; encoded by the coding sequence ATGAAGATTCCCAAGACCCCTTTGGACCTCCTGGACCTGGACCTGCCCCGGGGCGAACCCTGGGGCTATGCCTTCGCCCAAAGTCTCCTCAAAGCCCCCTGGGCCTGGCGGGCTTTAAGGCCCACCCCAGGGCTTCTCCAGCTGATACGGCAGGACCTCGAGGCCCTCTCCCTGGAACTGGAGGGAAGGCGGAAGGAGTACCCTTTGGCCGACCTGGGGGAACGCCCCCCCCACCCCGCTGAGGAAGGAGCCCTGGCCGCCCTCCTCGCCCGCGACCCCGAGGCCCTGGCCCGGGCGCTTCAAGCCCACGGGCCCTACCCCTTCGCCCTCTACCGGGCCTTCCGCTTCGCTGGCGAGGTGCGCCCCCTGGAAAGCTACCGCCTGCCCCGGGAGGACGAACTTCTAGGCTATGAGGAGCAACTTAAGGCCCTCAGGGCCAATGCCCTCCGTTTCCTCTCAGGAAAACCCGCCCTCCACACCCTCCTCTACGGGGCCCGGGGCACGGGCAAAAGCACCGCGGCCAAGAGCCTTTTGCACCTCAAAGAAGCCCGCATGGTGGAGGTGGAACCCAAGGCCCTGGCCCACCTGGAAAACCTGCTGGAAAGGCTGGCCCTCCTCCCCCATCGCTTCTTCCTCTTTCTGGACGACCTCTCCCTGGATCCTAAAGAGGAAGCCTTCCACCACCTGAAGGCTCTCCTGGAAGGAAGTCTGGCAGGCCCTCCGGAAAACGTTCTCTTGTTGGCCACCTCCAACCGCCGCCACCTGGTGCGCCAATCTGGGGAAAACCCCCTACCCGGGGCCGACCCCACTGCCTGGGACGAGCTTCAGGACACCCTGGCCCTCTCAGAGCGTTTCGGGCTGGTCCTCACCTTCCCGCCCTTTGACAAAACCCTTTACCTGAAGGCAGTAGCCCACCACCTGGGCCGCCCCTTGACCCCGGAAGAGGAAAGGGAAGCCCTGCGCTTTGCCCTGCAAAAGGGCTTCTCCGGGCGGGTGGCCCGGCAGTTTGCCGGAAGCCTGCTTTAA
- a CDS encoding CTP synthase codes for MNGVSESTQRPRKYVFVTGGVVSSLGKGILTSSLGALLRARGYRVTAIKIDPYVNVDAGTMRPYEHGEVFVTADGAETDLDIGHYERFLDLDLSRGNNLTTGQVYLSVIQKERRGEYLSQTVQVIPHVTDEIKDRIRKVAEEQGAEVVVVEVGGTVGDIESLPFLEAIRQFRFDEGEGNTFYIHLTLVPYLETSEEFKTKPTQHSVATLRSVGIQPDAIVLRSVKPVPEEVRKKVALFTNVRPGHVFSSPNVEHIYEIPLLLEEQGLGRVVERALGLEAVFPNLSFWQEAVRVLKHPERTVRIAIAGKYVKMPDAYLSLLEALKHAGIRHGARVEVKWVDAESLEGADLDEAFRDVSGILVPGGFGVRGIEGKVRAAQYARERKIPYLGICLGLQIAVIEFARHVAGLKGANSTEFDPYTPHPVIDLMPEQLEVEGLGGTMRLGDWPMRIREGTLLHRLYGKEEVLERHRHRYEVNPLYVDQLERAGLVISATTPGMRGRGAGLVEAIELPDHPFFLGLQSHPEFKSRPMRPSPPFAGFVEAALKHAL; via the coding sequence GTGAACGGGGTTTCCGAGAGCACGCAAAGGCCGAGGAAGTACGTGTTTGTCACCGGGGGCGTGGTGTCCAGCCTGGGCAAGGGCATCCTCACCTCCTCCCTGGGGGCCCTCCTGCGGGCCCGGGGGTATAGGGTTACCGCCATCAAGATCGACCCCTATGTGAACGTGGATGCGGGGACCATGCGCCCCTATGAGCATGGGGAGGTCTTTGTCACCGCCGACGGGGCGGAAACTGACCTGGACATCGGCCACTACGAGCGCTTTTTGGACCTGGACCTCTCCCGGGGCAACAACCTCACCACGGGCCAGGTGTACCTTTCCGTGATTCAGAAGGAGCGGAGGGGGGAGTACCTCTCCCAGACGGTGCAGGTGATCCCCCACGTCACCGACGAGATCAAGGACCGCATCCGCAAGGTGGCGGAGGAGCAGGGAGCCGAGGTGGTGGTGGTGGAGGTGGGGGGCACGGTGGGGGATATCGAGAGCCTTCCCTTCCTGGAGGCCATCCGCCAGTTCCGCTTTGACGAGGGGGAGGGGAACACCTTCTACATCCACCTCACCCTGGTTCCCTACCTGGAAACCAGCGAAGAGTTCAAGACCAAGCCCACCCAGCACTCCGTGGCCACCCTGAGGAGCGTGGGCATCCAGCCCGATGCCATCGTCCTCCGCTCGGTGAAACCGGTGCCGGAGGAGGTGCGCAAGAAGGTGGCCCTCTTCACCAACGTGCGCCCCGGGCACGTGTTCTCCAGCCCCAATGTGGAGCATATCTACGAGATACCCCTCCTCCTCGAGGAGCAGGGCTTGGGCCGGGTGGTGGAAAGGGCTTTGGGCCTCGAGGCCGTCTTCCCCAACCTCTCCTTCTGGCAGGAGGCGGTGAGGGTGCTGAAGCACCCCGAGCGCACCGTGAGGATCGCCATCGCCGGCAAGTACGTGAAGATGCCGGATGCTTACCTGTCCCTTCTGGAGGCCTTGAAGCATGCGGGGATCCGGCACGGGGCCCGGGTGGAGGTGAAGTGGGTGGATGCGGAGAGCCTCGAGGGAGCCGACTTGGACGAGGCCTTTAGGGATGTTTCCGGCATCCTGGTCCCCGGGGGGTTTGGGGTGAGGGGCATTGAGGGGAAGGTGCGGGCGGCCCAGTACGCCCGGGAGCGGAAGATCCCCTACCTGGGCATCTGCCTGGGGTTGCAGATTGCGGTCATCGAGTTTGCCCGGCATGTGGCCGGGCTCAAGGGGGCCAACTCCACCGAGTTTGACCCCTACACCCCCCATCCGGTCATTGACCTTATGCCTGAACAGCTGGAGGTGGAGGGCCTGGGGGGCACCATGCGCCTGGGGGACTGGCCCATGCGCATCCGGGAGGGCACCCTCCTCCACCGCCTTTACGGCAAGGAGGAGGTGCTGGAGCGCCACCGCCACCGGTACGAGGTAAACCCCCTCTATGTGGACCAGCTGGAGCGGGCTGGGCTGGTGATCTCCGCCACCACCCCGGGCATGCGGGGCCGGGGGGCGGGGCTGGTGGAGGCCATCGAGCTCCCGGACCATCCCTTCTTCCTGGGCCTCCAGAGCCACCCCGAGTTCAAGAGCCGCCCCATGCGCCCCTCGCCTCCCTTCGCCGGCTTCGTGGAGGCGGCGTTAAAGCACGCCCTTTAA
- the rplM gene encoding 50S ribosomal protein L13: MQAKTYIPKEIEPRWVLIDAEGQTLGRLATQIATLLRGKHRPDWTPNLPTGDFVVVVNADKIRLTGKKLKQKIYTRYSGYQGGLKEIPAEKMLATHPERVLEHAVKGMLPKGPLGRRLFKRLKVYAGPTHPHQAQKPVKLEVK; this comes from the coding sequence ATGCAGGCCAAGACGTACATACCCAAAGAGATCGAACCCCGGTGGGTTCTCATTGACGCCGAGGGCCAAACCTTAGGGCGGCTGGCCACGCAGATCGCCACCCTGCTACGCGGCAAGCACCGCCCGGACTGGACCCCCAACCTTCCCACGGGGGACTTCGTGGTGGTGGTGAACGCCGACAAGATCCGCCTTACGGGCAAGAAGCTAAAGCAGAAGATCTACACCCGGTATAGCGGCTACCAGGGGGGCCTGAAAGAGATCCCCGCCGAGAAGATGCTGGCCACCCATCCGGAAAGGGTGCTGGAGCATGCGGTAAAGGGCATGCTCCCCAAGGGGCCCCTGGGGCGGAGGCTCTTCAAGCGCCTCAAGGTCTACGCCGGCCCCACCCATCCCCACCAGGCCCAGAAACCCGTTAAGCTGGAGGTCAAGTGA
- the rpsI gene encoding 30S ribosomal protein S9: protein MEQYYGTGRRKEAVARVFLRPGNGKVTVNGQDFQDYFQGLVRAVAALEPLRAVDALGRFDAYITVRGGGKSGQVDAIRLGVARALLRYNPDYRAKLKPLGFLTRDARVVERKKYGKHKARRAPQYSKR from the coding sequence ATGGAGCAGTACTACGGCACCGGTAGGCGCAAGGAGGCGGTGGCCCGGGTCTTCTTGAGGCCCGGAAACGGCAAGGTCACCGTGAACGGCCAGGACTTCCAGGACTATTTCCAGGGTTTGGTAAGGGCGGTGGCGGCCCTGGAGCCCCTTAGGGCGGTGGACGCTCTGGGGCGCTTTGACGCCTACATCACCGTGCGGGGGGGCGGCAAGAGCGGCCAGGTGGACGCCATCCGGCTGGGGGTGGCCCGGGCCCTCCTCCGCTACAACCCCGACTACCGGGCCAAGCTCAAGCCCCTGGGCTTCCTCACCCGGGACGCGCGGGTGGTGGAGCGGAAGAAGTACGGCAAGCACAAGGCCCGCCGGGCACCCCAGTACTCCAAGCGCTAA